In one Corallococcus sp. EGB genomic region, the following are encoded:
- a CDS encoding methyl-accepting chemotaxis protein: MSLESPNEKPAKSRGARKTPGAKAGADTAGVANTVVDPLKPFTDTLMSVLSGNLNARVPQDRVQADPTGFGHLLNQVLEQFSSAEHRKQVAAQEIDQALDSLIILVREGDLSRWNTSTEDPQLGPLLEGFGKVIETLRIFVREINEAALRLSSSANQVLAASTQHETSSTEQAAAIHETTATMEELKHASAQIAENAGSVARVAEETLGAARAGRGAIGEFIQAMQQIRSDGVAVADSISKLSKRVERIGTVVEVIDEIADRSDLLALNAALEGSRAGEAGKGFSIVAAEMRRLAENVLESTKEIKNLITEIREATQAAAGAADASKHATESGEKLGAVAAQAVEGILAGVQETSDAARVINLATQQQRTATEQVVASMAEIEDVTRQTTQASKQATGAAAELTQLAGRLAELIKRFKAD; this comes from the coding sequence ATGTCCCTGGAGAGCCCCAACGAGAAGCCCGCGAAGTCCCGCGGCGCGAGGAAGACCCCGGGCGCGAAGGCCGGTGCGGACACCGCCGGCGTCGCGAACACCGTGGTGGATCCGCTCAAGCCCTTCACCGACACGCTGATGTCGGTGCTGTCCGGCAACCTGAACGCGCGCGTCCCGCAGGACCGCGTGCAGGCGGACCCCACGGGCTTCGGCCACCTGCTCAACCAGGTGCTGGAGCAGTTCTCCTCGGCCGAGCACCGCAAGCAGGTGGCGGCCCAGGAGATTGATCAGGCGCTGGACTCGCTGATCATCCTGGTGCGCGAAGGCGACCTGTCGCGCTGGAACACGTCCACCGAAGACCCCCAGCTGGGGCCCCTGCTGGAGGGCTTCGGCAAGGTCATTGAAACGCTGCGCATCTTCGTGCGGGAGATCAACGAGGCCGCGCTGCGGCTGTCGTCCTCCGCCAACCAGGTGCTGGCGGCGTCCACGCAGCACGAGACGTCCTCCACCGAGCAGGCCGCGGCCATCCACGAGACGACCGCGACCATGGAGGAGCTGAAGCACGCGTCCGCGCAGATCGCGGAGAACGCGGGCAGCGTGGCGCGCGTGGCCGAGGAGACGCTGGGCGCGGCCCGCGCGGGCCGGGGCGCCATTGGCGAGTTCATCCAGGCCATGCAGCAGATCCGCAGCGACGGCGTCGCGGTGGCGGACTCCATCTCCAAGCTGTCCAAGCGCGTGGAGCGCATTGGCACGGTGGTGGAGGTGATTGACGAGATCGCGGACCGCTCCGACCTCCTGGCGCTCAACGCGGCGCTGGAAGGCAGCCGCGCGGGCGAGGCGGGCAAGGGCTTCTCCATCGTCGCGGCGGAGATGCGCCGGCTGGCGGAGAACGTCCTGGAGTCCACCAAGGAGATCAAGAACCTCATCACCGAGATCCGCGAGGCCACGCAGGCCGCGGCGGGTGCGGCGGACGCGTCCAAGCACGCCACGGAGTCCGGCGAGAAGCTGGGCGCGGTGGCGGCGCAGGCCGTGGAGGGCATCCTCGCCGGCGTGCAGGAGACGAGCGACGCGGCCCGGGTCATCAACCTGGCGACCCAGCAGCAGCGCACGGCCACCGAGCAGGTGGTGGCGTCCATGGCGGAGATTGAAGACGTGACGCGCCAGACGACGCAGGCCTCGAAGCAGGCCACCGGGGCGGCCGCCGAGCTCACCCAGCTCGCGGGCCGGCTCGCCGAGCTCATCAAGCGGTTCAAGGCCGACTAG
- a CDS encoding polyhydroxyalkanoic acid system family protein, with amino-acid sequence MGTMKFEVPHSLPKDEVKKRVEQLLQYWGNKYGVKSDWQGEEGAKLVGKVMGINLDASFVITDKAISGEGTDPGMLLRNQAKTYIQKKFGSVLDPSKSLEQVKSNLD; translated from the coding sequence ATGGGCACGATGAAGTTCGAGGTCCCCCACAGCCTTCCCAAGGACGAGGTCAAGAAGCGCGTCGAGCAGCTCCTGCAGTACTGGGGCAACAAGTACGGCGTGAAGTCCGACTGGCAGGGTGAAGAAGGCGCGAAGCTGGTCGGCAAGGTGATGGGCATCAACCTGGACGCCAGCTTCGTCATCACGGACAAGGCCATCTCCGGCGAGGGCACCGACCCCGGCATGCTCCTGCGCAACCAGGCCAAGACGTACATCCAGAAGAAGTTCGGCTCGGTGCTGGATCCGTCCAAGAGCCTGGAGCAGGTGAAGAGCAACCTGGACTGA
- a CDS encoding response regulator, with amino-acid sequence MSRVLVIDDSPMLLELTVRALTAAGYEASGAQDLAALDQKLTEGPFALILMDVNMPEMFGDDVVEYLRKQKGVTAKLVLYSDISEQELEAKTKNSGADGYILKSGGLEGVLGGVMGLIGAPALNIPVAVPAPALAAAPAAAAAAPAAPATGSGGLPKAPMAAGGRKPRILIVDDSEMTARIIEADLVSKGFEVHVADTADKATKIILKKQTRPDLVLLDVRMPNVNGEQFCRFIKSNSLFKGIKVLLCSGENVEELQRICREAGADGYIPKDAVMGNLVAKELMPPGAE; translated from the coding sequence ATGTCCCGCGTACTGGTCATTGACGACAGCCCGATGCTTCTGGAGCTCACCGTCCGGGCCCTGACCGCCGCCGGTTACGAGGCCAGCGGCGCGCAGGATCTGGCCGCGCTCGACCAGAAGCTCACCGAGGGCCCGTTCGCGCTCATCCTCATGGACGTGAACATGCCGGAGATGTTCGGCGACGACGTCGTCGAGTACCTCCGCAAGCAGAAGGGCGTCACCGCCAAGCTCGTCCTCTACTCCGACATCTCCGAGCAGGAGCTGGAGGCGAAGACGAAGAACTCCGGCGCGGACGGCTACATCCTGAAGAGCGGAGGCCTGGAGGGCGTGCTGGGCGGCGTGATGGGGCTCATCGGCGCCCCGGCGCTGAACATCCCCGTCGCGGTCCCCGCCCCGGCCCTGGCCGCCGCCCCTGCCGCCGCCGCGGCGGCTCCGGCCGCACCCGCCACGGGTTCCGGCGGACTCCCCAAGGCCCCCATGGCCGCGGGTGGACGCAAGCCGCGCATCCTCATCGTGGACGACAGCGAGATGACCGCGCGGATCATCGAAGCGGACCTCGTGTCCAAGGGCTTCGAGGTCCACGTCGCGGACACCGCGGACAAGGCCACGAAGATCATCCTGAAGAAACAGACGCGCCCGGACCTGGTGCTGCTGGACGTGCGCATGCCCAACGTGAACGGCGAACAGTTCTGCCGCTTCATCAAGAGCAACAGCCTCTTCAAGGGCATCAAGGTGCTGCTGTGCTCCGGTGAGAACGTCGAGGAGCTCCAGCGCATCTGCCGCGAGGCCGGCGCCGACGGCTACATCCCCAAGGACGCCGTGATGGGCAACCTCGTCGCCAAGGAGCTGATGCCCCCCGGCGCCGAGTAG
- a CDS encoding hybrid sensor histidine kinase/response regulator, with product MDTEALKKSLLKKFQEVTADRLQKIQLGVIDLEKETADQAADDVARELHTMKGEARMLGLAAIGQLAHAAEDVLRAEREGKTATETATDVMLRACDVLSDLLEDLDAAHTGTSATEEMVKALSDVSGHPVPALGPVRKPAASAAQPPAPPKPAAPVAPPPAAAPPVQATSRTPEPVAMPQPAPAAAKEEDAPSAAKSSSIADRSIRVNVEVLDSLGLLAGDLLVESARGRLRSSETAQLFERFSRLGDRFLRISEDVDVPDVIRKELERAEADLHMLRDDAFRFVRRNGDGINTLHGNLAQLADHVAEARLVPLSTVFDAFPRAVRDIAKTQNKEVDLVIENADIGVDRSMLADVRDALVHLLRNAVDHGLESPDFRMQMGKPALGRIRIRVRVDGDMLHIEVEDDGRGMDTERLKQVAINKRLLSPVQAAALSEREAIELIFRPGFSTREQVSELSGRGVGMDVVKRKVETLGGSVGVQSRQGRGTTITLRLPQSLALMKVLLVRLGDDVYGMPAADVVAVMRVKPDDRMEVFGTLAVRHRGKPTALVALGPLLGLNGGNRFDKPPAVVVRHGDDYAALVVDGFVDEREVAVKPCGGEFLKGAPFIAGTAALEDGRIAVLLHVPDIMTEVRRMARPVTQAPATRRLRVLLVDDSPIARATEGALVKALGHSVEEAQDGEEAYAKVQTNTYDLILTDVQMPKLDGFSLTRRLKGTPAVARIPVIILSSLASPEDKRRGLDAGADAYLVKGELGVESLAQSIDRLT from the coding sequence ATGGACACCGAGGCCCTCAAGAAATCCCTCCTGAAGAAGTTCCAGGAGGTCACGGCCGATCGACTCCAGAAGATCCAGCTGGGAGTCATCGACCTGGAGAAGGAGACCGCGGATCAGGCCGCGGACGACGTCGCGCGCGAACTGCACACGATGAAGGGCGAGGCCCGCATGTTGGGCCTGGCCGCCATCGGGCAGCTCGCGCACGCCGCCGAGGACGTGCTGCGCGCCGAGCGCGAAGGCAAGACGGCCACCGAGACGGCCACGGACGTCATGCTCCGCGCGTGCGACGTGCTGTCGGACCTGCTGGAGGACCTGGACGCGGCCCACACCGGCACGTCCGCCACCGAGGAGATGGTGAAGGCGCTGTCGGACGTGTCCGGCCACCCCGTGCCCGCGCTGGGCCCGGTGCGCAAGCCCGCCGCCTCCGCCGCGCAGCCGCCCGCGCCCCCCAAGCCCGCGGCTCCGGTGGCGCCGCCCCCCGCAGCGGCCCCGCCCGTGCAGGCCACGTCCCGCACGCCGGAGCCCGTGGCCATGCCGCAGCCCGCGCCCGCGGCGGCGAAGGAGGAAGACGCCCCCAGCGCCGCGAAGAGCAGCTCCATCGCGGACCGCAGCATCCGCGTGAACGTGGAGGTGCTGGACTCGCTGGGCCTGCTCGCCGGCGACCTCTTGGTGGAGAGCGCTCGCGGCCGCCTGCGCAGCTCGGAGACGGCGCAGCTCTTCGAGCGGTTCAGCCGCCTGGGCGACCGCTTCCTGCGCATCTCCGAGGACGTGGACGTCCCGGACGTCATCCGCAAGGAGCTGGAGCGCGCGGAGGCGGACCTGCACATGCTGCGCGACGACGCGTTCCGCTTCGTGCGCCGCAACGGGGACGGCATCAACACGCTGCACGGCAACCTGGCCCAGCTGGCGGACCACGTGGCCGAGGCGCGCCTGGTGCCGCTGTCCACCGTGTTCGACGCGTTCCCTCGCGCGGTGCGCGACATCGCGAAGACGCAGAACAAGGAAGTGGACCTGGTCATCGAGAACGCCGACATCGGCGTGGACCGGTCCATGCTGGCGGACGTGCGCGACGCGCTGGTGCACCTGTTGCGCAACGCGGTGGACCACGGCCTGGAGTCGCCGGACTTCCGCATGCAGATGGGCAAGCCCGCCCTGGGCCGCATCCGCATCCGCGTGCGCGTGGACGGTGACATGCTCCACATCGAGGTGGAGGACGACGGCCGGGGCATGGACACCGAGCGGCTCAAGCAGGTGGCCATCAACAAGCGCCTCTTGTCGCCGGTGCAGGCCGCCGCGCTGTCGGAGCGCGAGGCCATCGAGCTCATCTTCCGCCCTGGCTTCTCCACGCGCGAACAGGTGAGCGAGCTGTCCGGCCGCGGCGTGGGCATGGACGTGGTGAAGCGCAAGGTGGAGACCCTGGGCGGGTCCGTGGGCGTGCAGAGCCGCCAGGGCCGCGGCACCACCATCACGCTGCGCCTGCCGCAGTCCCTGGCCCTCATGAAGGTGCTGCTGGTGCGCCTGGGCGACGACGTCTACGGCATGCCCGCCGCGGACGTGGTGGCCGTCATGCGCGTCAAGCCGGATGACCGCATGGAGGTCTTCGGCACGCTGGCGGTGCGGCACCGGGGCAAGCCCACGGCGCTGGTGGCGCTGGGGCCGCTGTTGGGCCTCAACGGCGGCAACCGCTTCGACAAGCCCCCCGCGGTGGTGGTGCGCCACGGCGACGACTACGCCGCGCTGGTGGTGGACGGCTTCGTGGACGAGCGCGAGGTCGCGGTGAAGCCCTGCGGCGGCGAGTTCCTCAAGGGCGCGCCGTTCATCGCGGGCACGGCCGCGCTGGAGGACGGGCGCATCGCGGTGCTCCTGCACGTGCCGGACATCATGACGGAGGTGCGCCGCATGGCCCGCCCCGTCACCCAGGCCCCCGCCACGCGCCGGCTGCGCGTGCTGCTGGTGGACGACTCGCCCATCGCTCGCGCGACGGAGGGCGCGCTCGTCAAGGCGCTGGGCCACTCCGTGGAGGAGGCACAGGACGGTGAGGAGGCGTACGCGAAGGTGCAGACGAACACGTACGACCTCATCCTCACGGACGTGCAGATGCCGAAGCTGGACGGCTTCTCCCTCACGCGGCGGCTGAAGGGCACGCCGGCGGTGGCGCGCATCCCGGTCATCATCCTGTCGTCGCTCGCGTCGCCGGAGGACAAGCGGCGCGGTCTGGACGCGGGCGCGGATGCGTACCTGGTGAAGGGCGAGCTGGGCGTGGAGAGCCTGGCGCAGTCCATCGATCGGCTGACCTGA
- a CDS encoding deoxyribodipyrimidine photo-lyase: MPEGISWSELGVDSARVQAVNAVPFPPGQRDFVLYWCMVNHRWEENHALDAAIALGNHLGLPVVVYQAIRPDYPYASERLHAWALEGMADMAKGCAARGLPYWLELPRTKKEHTHRIASLGRRAAAVVSDLFPTYIIPGHLRGAARALRVPLLAVDASCVVPMQRIPAAQVGAYALRPKLRKLWPEYLERTLPKRRPHVSGAKLHPDFELSDAVEARAALDTFALDHSVKPLPERGGRKAGLKALDAFLDQRLEGYDTGRNNPGLGQQSNLSPYFHWGNLFPGEAARAAIAAKGKDHPAVQAFVEELLVRRELGFNYCFHTPGPKQLSVDSLPAWARETLTRHRKDPRPHLYTDEELEQGRTQDALWNAAQRELRERGRIHNYLRMLWGKKILEWSATPEEALARIARLNDTYAVDGRDPASVANFMWVLGLHDRPFQERPVIGKVRPMSSQRTAAKFDLGPYLERWGGPRTEESRPVPRKAGRPRGAAR, from the coding sequence ATGCCTGAAGGCATCTCGTGGTCCGAACTCGGCGTCGACTCCGCCCGCGTACAGGCGGTGAACGCAGTCCCCTTCCCTCCCGGCCAGCGCGACTTCGTCCTCTACTGGTGCATGGTCAATCACCGCTGGGAGGAGAACCACGCGCTGGATGCCGCCATCGCGCTGGGCAACCACCTGGGCCTGCCCGTCGTCGTCTATCAGGCCATCCGTCCAGACTACCCCTACGCCTCGGAGCGGCTACACGCGTGGGCACTGGAAGGCATGGCGGACATGGCGAAGGGCTGCGCCGCGCGCGGCCTGCCGTACTGGCTGGAGCTGCCGCGCACGAAGAAGGAACACACGCACCGGATCGCCAGCCTGGGCCGGCGCGCCGCGGCCGTGGTGTCGGACCTGTTCCCCACATACATCATCCCAGGCCACCTGCGCGGCGCGGCCCGAGCGCTGCGCGTGCCGCTGCTCGCGGTGGACGCGTCGTGCGTGGTGCCCATGCAGCGCATCCCCGCGGCCCAGGTGGGCGCGTACGCGCTGCGCCCCAAGCTGCGCAAGCTGTGGCCGGAGTACCTGGAGCGCACGCTGCCGAAGCGCCGCCCCCACGTGTCCGGCGCGAAGCTCCACCCGGACTTCGAGCTGTCCGACGCGGTGGAGGCGCGGGCCGCGCTGGACACGTTCGCGCTGGACCATTCCGTGAAGCCGCTGCCCGAGCGCGGCGGACGCAAGGCGGGCCTCAAGGCCCTGGACGCGTTCCTCGACCAGCGGCTGGAGGGCTACGACACGGGCCGGAACAATCCGGGCCTGGGCCAGCAGTCCAACCTGTCGCCCTACTTCCACTGGGGCAACCTCTTCCCCGGCGAGGCGGCGCGCGCGGCCATCGCGGCGAAGGGAAAGGACCACCCGGCGGTGCAGGCCTTCGTGGAGGAGCTGCTCGTGCGCCGCGAGCTGGGCTTCAACTACTGCTTCCACACGCCCGGCCCGAAGCAGCTGAGCGTGGACTCCCTGCCCGCGTGGGCGCGCGAGACGCTGACGCGCCACCGGAAGGATCCGCGCCCGCATCTCTACACGGACGAGGAGCTGGAGCAGGGCCGCACCCAGGACGCGCTCTGGAACGCAGCCCAGCGCGAGCTGCGGGAGCGCGGGCGGATCCACAACTACCTGCGCATGCTCTGGGGGAAGAAGATCCTGGAGTGGAGCGCCACGCCCGAGGAAGCGCTGGCCCGCATCGCGAGGCTCAACGACACCTACGCGGTGGACGGACGCGACCCGGCGAGCGTGGCCAACTTCATGTGGGTCCTGGGGCTGCACGACCGGCCCTTCCAGGAGCGCCCGGTGATTGGAAAGGTGCGCCCCATGAGCTCCCAGCGGACCGCGGCGAAATTCGACCTGGGTCCATACCTGGAGCGCTGGGGCGGCCCCCGGACCGAGGAGTCGAGGCCGGTCCCCCGGAAGGCGGGGAGGCCCCGCGGAGCGGCCCGGTAG
- a CDS encoding Frizzy aggregation protein FrzB encodes MSANVPREEPASGLDADQAPALAEVDILFFQIGDSEYGTDASSVLRIDRALPDDLTVRDLGLPHKGHRALVFDTPEGEGHLKVDAVNGVRSIPLAGLRRMPAAAAAASYAVGVCLGVDEEAARPVLLIDLAETLKTQGRH; translated from the coding sequence ATGAGCGCCAATGTCCCGCGCGAGGAGCCGGCCTCCGGGCTGGACGCGGACCAAGCCCCCGCCCTGGCGGAGGTGGACATCCTCTTCTTCCAGATTGGCGATTCGGAGTACGGCACGGACGCGTCGTCCGTGCTGCGCATCGACCGGGCGCTCCCGGATGATCTGACCGTGCGCGACCTGGGCCTGCCCCACAAGGGGCACCGCGCGCTGGTGTTCGACACCCCCGAGGGCGAGGGCCACCTGAAGGTGGACGCCGTCAACGGGGTGCGCTCCATCCCGCTCGCCGGGCTGCGCCGCATGCCGGCGGCGGCGGCGGCGGCTTCGTATGCGGTGGGCGTCTGCCTCGGCGTGGATGAAGAGGCGGCACGTCCCGTGTTGCTCATTGATTTGGCGGAAACCTTGAAGACGCAAGGAAGGCACTGA
- a CDS encoding chemotaxis protein CheW: protein MAPDRTVAAQARPEQEFFCFRVGDLRFGIPSENVLEVMRAGLLTPLPRTPSFILGVTGHRGQVLPVVDLLRFLSKGEARIGPRTRIFVGVSGSYVSGVVADTVLGLRRVPVADILPPPLGGDQAAEHLLGVVQGAGPQDGLNLLNFSKLLQTARQRAVVR from the coding sequence ATGGCGCCAGATCGCACGGTGGCCGCCCAGGCCCGGCCGGAGCAGGAATTCTTCTGTTTCCGCGTGGGCGATCTGCGCTTCGGCATCCCCAGCGAGAACGTGCTCGAGGTGATGCGCGCCGGGCTGCTCACGCCGCTGCCACGCACGCCGTCCTTCATCCTGGGCGTCACCGGCCACCGGGGCCAGGTGCTGCCGGTGGTGGACCTGTTGCGCTTCCTCAGCAAGGGCGAGGCGCGCATCGGTCCGCGCACCCGCATCTTCGTGGGCGTCAGCGGCAGCTACGTGTCCGGCGTGGTGGCGGACACCGTGCTCGGGCTGCGCCGCGTCCCCGTGGCGGACATCCTGCCGCCGCCGCTGGGCGGTGATCAGGCCGCGGAGCACCTGTTGGGCGTCGTGCAGGGGGCCGGGCCGCAGGACGGCCTCAACCTGCTCAACTTCTCCAAGCTTCTGCAGACGGCCCGTCAGCGCGCGGTGGTGCGATGA
- a CDS encoding protein-glutamate O-methyltransferase: MLNVGNKVLQQLSALLLERAGLKITLDGYHSLRLALSTRMPALGLSDPEKYLQKLMSASGEEELRALLPLVTVGHTEFFRDAKQFRALEESVLPELLARARREMRKVSIWSAGCATGEEPYSLALVMAELGALAVEVDLWATDLNLAAVEAARQGRFSSRRAMAIGQERLKRFFRPVEDGYEASPILREYIRFDGQNLAAPVFDKVAPASLDLILCRNVIIYFDLPTIRGLMDRFLAALRPGGLLFLGYSESLFKVYDRFEMIEVDGAFVYRRPLGERPQALPPLAPLTEARPGSPESFALELRQRMQASAETAARLRTASATDAARAPDAPVRRPTLELPAVGALTGRRTGEYPAVRPAPTRTGEFPALGAEPSRTVEPPRRPGTDRPSGSFAAVRVEPPTSRPLAEAPPARPSGSWPQLLPPAERLNMAVRKMAQGDFPAAIDGVKRLLVDEPSDLDALLTLGNLYSLTGRIDDARDTFAQALQREPLCVEARIFGGVAAMQAGSLAEARSELAKALFLEPTLAIGHYLLAQVQERTQDFEAARRSYRNAVAQLKYPQRPLAGHYPEMLDSAESISRAARYALAALEEQPG; encoded by the coding sequence GTGCTGAACGTGGGCAACAAGGTGCTCCAGCAGCTGTCCGCGCTCCTGCTCGAGCGCGCGGGGCTGAAGATCACCCTGGATGGGTACCACAGCCTGCGGCTCGCCCTGTCCACGCGCATGCCCGCGCTGGGGCTGAGCGACCCGGAGAAGTACCTGCAGAAGCTGATGAGCGCGAGCGGGGAGGAGGAGCTGCGCGCGCTGTTGCCGCTGGTGACGGTGGGGCACACGGAGTTCTTCCGCGACGCGAAGCAGTTCCGCGCGCTGGAGGAGAGCGTGCTGCCGGAGCTGCTCGCGCGGGCGCGGCGCGAGATGCGCAAGGTGTCCATCTGGTCCGCGGGCTGCGCCACCGGCGAGGAGCCCTACAGCCTGGCGCTGGTGATGGCGGAGCTGGGGGCGCTCGCGGTGGAGGTGGACCTGTGGGCCACCGACCTGAACCTGGCCGCGGTGGAGGCCGCGCGGCAGGGGCGCTTCTCCTCGCGGCGCGCGATGGCCATTGGACAGGAGCGGCTCAAGCGCTTCTTCCGGCCGGTGGAGGACGGCTACGAGGCGTCGCCCATCCTGCGCGAGTACATCCGCTTCGACGGTCAGAACCTGGCCGCGCCGGTGTTCGACAAGGTGGCGCCCGCGTCGCTGGACCTCATCCTCTGCCGCAACGTCATCATCTACTTCGACCTGCCCACCATCCGCGGGTTGATGGACCGCTTCCTCGCGGCGCTGCGGCCGGGCGGGCTGCTCTTCCTCGGGTACTCGGAGAGCTTGTTCAAGGTCTATGACCGCTTCGAGATGATCGAAGTGGACGGCGCGTTCGTGTACCGGCGCCCCCTGGGCGAACGCCCGCAGGCGCTGCCACCCCTGGCGCCGCTGACGGAGGCCCGTCCGGGCAGCCCGGAGTCCTTCGCCCTGGAGCTGCGTCAGCGGATGCAGGCCAGCGCGGAGACCGCGGCGAGGCTGCGCACCGCGAGCGCCACCGACGCGGCCCGGGCTCCGGACGCGCCCGTGCGCAGGCCCACCCTGGAGTTGCCCGCGGTGGGGGCGCTGACGGGGCGCCGCACCGGCGAGTACCCCGCCGTCCGACCGGCGCCGACCCGCACGGGGGAGTTCCCCGCGCTTGGGGCCGAGCCGTCCCGCACGGTGGAGCCCCCGCGCCGGCCCGGGACGGACCGGCCCTCCGGTTCCTTCGCGGCGGTGCGCGTGGAGCCGCCCACGTCCCGGCCCCTGGCGGAGGCGCCTCCCGCGCGGCCCAGTGGTTCGTGGCCGCAGCTGCTGCCGCCCGCGGAGCGCCTGAACATGGCCGTGCGCAAGATGGCGCAGGGCGACTTCCCGGCCGCCATCGACGGCGTGAAGCGCCTGCTGGTGGACGAGCCCTCCGACCTGGACGCGCTCCTGACGCTGGGCAACCTGTACTCGCTCACCGGACGCATCGACGATGCGCGCGACACGTTCGCGCAGGCGCTCCAGCGCGAGCCGCTGTGCGTGGAGGCGCGCATCTTCGGCGGGGTGGCGGCGATGCAGGCGGGGAGCCTGGCCGAGGCGCGCTCCGAGCTGGCCAAGGCCCTGTTCCTGGAGCCCACGCTGGCCATCGGTCACTACCTGCTGGCCCAGGTGCAGGAGCGCACGCAGGACTTCGAGGCGGCCCGGCGCAGCTACCGCAACGCCGTCGCGCAGCTGAAGTATCCGCAGCGCCCGCTGGCGGGGCACTACCCGGAGATGCTCGACTCCGCGGAGTCCATCTCCCGCGCGGCCCGCTATGCGCTGGCCGCGCTGGAGGAGCAGCCGGGCTGA
- a CDS encoding chemotaxis protein CheB, which produces MGGGTAVTGLAFRVLLVGRGLRALVRGLFDGESLVAVGPPEADFVGAEGVVRRHFPDVLLVDLTSSEALGAIERIMAMRPTPILALHPGVLTGQQAFQALALGALDVMDRPMSPGPDFWHAVNRKLVMLSQVKGIRSPPSSSRQSRPAVQEGPTAPFPLVALAASLGGPKAVATVLRMIPRGFPAPIAYCQHISQGFTEGLAHWLSTETALRVVEATHDAFMEPGTVYIAPSGGHLLVKSDGRLELDTGPALRGFRPSCDMLLTSAGEAFGRRCIGVILTGMGRDGARGLKEIRERGGRTIAQDEATCIVYGMPREAVLLGAAQQVLPLDVIAPTLVQWVDAC; this is translated from the coding sequence GTGGGCGGCGGCACGGCGGTGACGGGGCTCGCGTTCCGGGTACTCCTGGTGGGGCGGGGTCTGCGCGCGTTGGTGCGCGGGCTCTTCGACGGCGAATCGCTGGTGGCCGTGGGCCCGCCGGAGGCGGACTTCGTGGGCGCCGAGGGCGTGGTGCGCAGGCACTTCCCGGACGTGCTGCTGGTGGACCTGACGTCCTCGGAGGCGCTGGGCGCCATCGAGCGCATCATGGCCATGCGGCCCACGCCCATCCTCGCGCTGCACCCGGGCGTGCTCACCGGACAGCAGGCGTTCCAGGCGCTGGCCCTGGGCGCGCTGGACGTGATGGACCGGCCCATGAGCCCGGGGCCGGACTTCTGGCACGCGGTGAACCGCAAGCTGGTGATGCTGTCCCAGGTGAAGGGCATCCGCTCTCCGCCATCCTCGTCCCGGCAATCCAGGCCGGCCGTGCAGGAGGGGCCCACCGCGCCGTTTCCCCTGGTCGCGTTGGCTGCCTCGCTGGGTGGGCCGAAGGCCGTCGCGACGGTGCTGCGGATGATTCCGCGGGGCTTCCCCGCGCCCATCGCCTACTGTCAGCACATCAGCCAGGGCTTCACGGAGGGCCTGGCGCACTGGCTCTCCACGGAGACGGCGTTGCGCGTCGTCGAGGCGACGCACGATGCGTTCATGGAGCCGGGCACGGTGTACATCGCCCCTTCGGGAGGACATCTGCTGGTGAAGTCGGACGGCCGTCTGGAACTGGATACTGGACCTGCCCTGCGGGGCTTCCGTCCCTCGTGTGACATGCTGCTCACTTCGGCGGGCGAGGCTTTCGGCCGCCGGTGCATCGGCGTCATCCTGACGGGCATGGGCCGCGACGGCGCCAGGGGCTTGAAGGAGATTCGCGAGCGGGGCGGGCGCACCATCGCGCAGGACGAGGCCACCTGCATCGTCTACGGCATGCCGCGCGAGGCGGTGCTCCTGGGCGCGGCGCAGCAGGTGCTGCCGCTGGACGTCATCGCGCCGACGCTCGTGCAGTGGGTGGACGCGTGCTGA